From one Perca flavescens isolate YP-PL-M2 chromosome 4, PFLA_1.0, whole genome shotgun sequence genomic stretch:
- the myl2a gene encoding myosin regulatory light chain 2a, with protein MAPKKAKKRTAEGANSNVFSMFEQAQIQEFKEAFTIMDQNRDGFIDKNDLRDTFAALGRLNVKQEEIDEMLKEAPGPINFTVFLTMFGEKLKGADPEETILNAFKVFDPEGKGVLRKDYVTQMLTTQADRFSPEEMEQMFAAFPPDVTGNLDYNNLVHIITHGEEKDQE; from the exons ATG GCCCCGAAGAAAGCCAAGAAGAGAACAGCAGAGGGAGCCAACTCGAATGTGTTCTCCATGTTTGAGCAGGCTCAGATCCAGGAATTTAAAGAG GCCTTCACCATCATGGACCAGAACAGAGACGGATTCATCGACAAGAACGATCTGAGGGACACTTTTGCTGCTCTAG GGCGTCTCAATGTGAAACAGGAAGAGATTGACGAGATGCTCAAAGAGGCTCCTGGCCCAATCAACTTCACCGTCTTCCTCACCATGTTCGGTGAGAAGCTGAAAG GTGCTGATCCAGAGGAGACCATCCTCAACGCGTTTAAAGTCTTTGACCCTGAGGGGAAAGGTGTGCTGAGGAAGGACTA TGTGACACAGATGCTGACAACACAAGCAGACCGATTCTCCCCTGAAGAG ATGGAGCAGATGTTCGCTGCGTTCCCCCCAGATGTGACAGGGAACCTGGACTACAATAATCTGGTTCACATCATTACCCACGGAGAGGAAAAGGACCAGGAGTAA